The Periplaneta americana isolate PAMFEO1 chromosome 2, P.americana_PAMFEO1_priV1, whole genome shotgun sequence genome has a window encoding:
- the ODA-Dnal1 gene encoding dynein axonemal light chain 1 translates to MSKATTMKDALKRWEEKTGINPAEATEVLLYFQWPPIEKMDNSLAVLTKCEKLSLSTNMIEKIAGISSLKNLKILSVGRNFIKNFSGLEGIGETLEELWISYNLIEKVKGVGVLKKLKVLYMSNNLVKDWAEFNKLQDIPSLEDLLFVGNPLYDSLDEATWKAEACKRLPNLKKLDGEPVIREEVQE, encoded by the exons ATG TCTAAAGCTACAACAATGAAGGATGCTTTAAAGAGATGGGAAGAAAAAACTGGAATAAATCCAGCTGAAGCTACAGAAGTTCTTCTATATTTTCAGTGGCCACCTATTGAAAAGATGGACAATTCATTGGCTGTATTAACCAAATGCGA AAAATTATCACTTTCTACTAATATGATTGAAAAGATAGCTGGTATCAGCAGCTTGAAAAACCTCAAGATTTTGTCAGTGGGAAGGAACTTTATAAAAAATTTCTCTGGTTTG GAAGGAATAGGAGAAACTTTAGAAGAACTGTGGATTTCatacaatttaattgaaaaagtgaaaggtgtCGGTGTTTTAAAGAAGTTGAAAGTGCTATATATGTCAAACAATCTCGTTAAGGACTGGGCAGAATTTAACAAACTGCAAGATATACCAAGTCTCGAAGATTTGCTTTTTGTAG GGAACCCACTGTATGACAGTCTGGATGAAGCTACATGGAAGGCAGAAGCTTGTAAACGACTCCCAAACCTGAAGAAGTTGGATGGAGAACCGGTTATCAGGGAAGAGGTTCAAGAATAA